The following coding sequences are from one Epinephelus fuscoguttatus linkage group LG5, E.fuscoguttatus.final_Chr_v1 window:
- the LOC125888983 gene encoding extracellular calcium-sensing receptor-like, whose product MHTLKHNYTTMPEPLRCTGSMVLQELRSSRAMIFAIEEINNSTELLPGIKLGYQIYDSCASVPMAVHVAFQLSSGLDPVFYTGNSCSQSGMVMAVIGDSGSTPSIGMSRIVGTFNIPQVSHYATCACLSDKEQYPTFFRTIPSDQFQADALAKLVKHFGWTWIGAVRSDSDYGNNGMASFLEAAHKEGICVEYSESFYRTHPRSRIQRVADVIRRSTAMVVVAFTSSEDMRILLEELSLRPSPPRQWIGSEAWITEPDMLRFSFCAGAIGFSIEKSVIPGLRDFLLDLSPSKVAASPVLTEFWEDAFNCRLGKSAATDETVCDGTEDIQMLQSPYTDTSQLRITNMVYKAVYAIAHAIHDAVCQETNSTTQCDKFTKTEPKEVLTQLKKVNFTQNGYDVSFDANGDPVAKYELVNWQKSESGSIELVTVGHYDASLPAGQEFSINRKLTWVEGGTQVPVSVCTDSCPPGTRKVLQKGKPICCYDCILCPEGEISNATDSPDCFPCPKEFWPNAVRDTCLPKPVEFLSFSEILGNILVVFSVGGACLTIITAAVFYHHRTSPIVRANNSELSFLLLLSLTLCFLCPLTFIGPPSEWSCMLRHTAFGITFVLCMSCVLGKTIVVLMAFKATLPGSNVMKWFGPPQQRMTVVFFTFIQVLICTIWLVLSPPFPMKNLTTYKERIILECALGSAIGFWAVLGYIGLLAVFCFVLAVLARKLPDNFNEAKLITFSMLIFCAVWITFIPAYVSSPGKFTVAVEIFAILASSFGLILCIFAPKCFIILFKPEKNTKKHLMNKNQS is encoded by the exons ATGCACACATTAAAGcacaactacaccaccatgcCTGAGCCACTAAGGTGCACAGGGAG CATGGTCCTCCAGGAACTGCGCTCCTCACGTGCAATGATTTTTGCCATTGAGGAGATTAACAACAGCACGGAGCTGCTGCCTGGCATCAAGCTCGGTTATCAGATCTACGACTCATGCGCCTCAGTGCCCATGGCTGTGCATGTGGCATTCCAGCTTTCAAGTGGTCTGGACCCAGTGTTTTACACAGGCAACAGCTGCTCACAGTCTGGTATGGTGATGGCTGTCATTGGTGATTCAGGGTCTACGCCATCCATCGGCATGTCGCGCATTGTTGGGACTTTCAACATTCCTcaa GTGAGCCACTATGCCACTTGTGCATGTCTGTCAGATAAGGAGCAGTACCCGACTTTCTTCAGAACAATCCCTAGTGACCAGTTTCAGGCTGATGCTCTGGCCAAGCTGGTGAAACACTTTGGCTGGACATGGATAGGTGCTGTCAGGTCAGATTCAGACTATGGCAATAATGGCATGGCATCTTTCCTGGAAGCAGCACACAAAGAGGGAATCTGTGTGGAATACTCTGAATCTTTCTATCGGACCCACCCACGCAGCAGGATCCAGAGAGTGGCTGATGTTATCCGCAG GTCAACAGCTATGGTTGTTGTGGCATTTACATCCTCTGAAGACATGAGGATCCTGCTGGAGGAGCTGTCACTCAGGCCTTCTCCACCTCGCCAGTGGATAGGCAGTGAGGCCTGGATAACCGAGCCTGACATGCTGAGGTTCAGCTTCTGTGCTGGAGCCATCGGATTTTCCATTGAGAAATCTGTCATCCCAGGTCTGAGAGACTTCTTGCTggatctctctccctctaaaGTGGCTGCCTCTCCAGTGCTTACTGAGTTCTGGGAGGATGCATTCAACTGCAGGCTAGGAAAAA gtGCAGCCACAGATGAGACCGTGTGTGATGGGACTGAAGACATACAAATGCTTCAAAGCCCGTACACTGACACATCTCAGCTGCGAATCACTAACATGGTGTACAAGGCTGTTTATGCAATAGCTCATGCCATTCATGATGCAGTGTGTCAGGAAACTAATTCTACAACTCAGTGTGACAAATTCACCAAGACAGAGCCCAAAGAG GTTCTCACACAGCTGAAGAAAGTAAATTTTACCCAAAATGGTTATGATGTGTCATTTGATGCCAACGGGGATCCTGTGGCCAAATACGAGCTGGTTAACTGGCAAAAAAGTGAGAGTGGCAGCATTGAGTTGGTGACAGTAGGACACTATGATGCATCACTGCCAGCGGGCCAGGAGTTCAGTATCAACAGGAAGCTGACCTGGGTGGAAGGTGGCACACAA GTGCCTGTGTCAGTGTGCACTGACAGCTGTCCTCCAGGAACTCGTAAAGTGCTGCAGAAAGGAAAACCCATCTGCTGTTATGACTGTATACTGTGTCCCGAGGGAGAAATTAGCAATGCTACAg attcCCCTGATTGTTTCCCTTGTCCCAAAGAGTTCTGGCCTAATGCAGTGAGAGACACTTGTCTCCCCAAGCCTGTAGAGTTTCTTTCCTTCAGCGAGATCCTAGGAAACATCCTGGTTGTGTTCTCAGTTGGTGGTGCCTGTCTTACCATTATAACAGCAGCTGTGTTCTATCATCACAGGACATCCCCGATTGTCAGGGCCAACAACTCTGAGCTGAGcttcctgctgctcctctccctGACTCTATGTTTCTTATGTCCATTAACCTTCATTGGACCACCCTCTGAGTGGTCCTGCATGCTGCGCCACACAGCATTTGGGATCACCTTTGTCCTCTGTATGTCTTGTGTTCTCGGAAAAACAATTGTAGTGTTAATGGCCTTCAAAGCTACACTCCCAGGCAGTAATGTGatgaaatggtttggtcctCCACAGCAAAGAATGACTGTGGTATTCTTCACATTCATTCAAGTTTTAATATGTACTATATGGTTGGTTCTTAGTCCCCCTTTTCCAATGAAAAATCTCACCACATACAAAGAGAGAATCATCCTGGAGTGTGCATTAGGCTCAGCTATAGGGTTCTGGGCTGTGCTTGGATACATAGGCCTACTGGCTGTCTTTTGCTTTGTGTTAGCTGTCCTAGCCCGGAAACTACCTGACAATTTTAATGAAGCCAAACTTATCACCTTCAGCATGTTGATATTCTGTGCAGTCTGGATCACCTTTATCCCAGCATATGTCAGCTCTCCTGGGAAGTTTACTGTGGCTGTGGAGATATTTGCTATTCTGGCCTCCAGTTTTGGACTAATACTGTGTATATTTGCTCCAAAGTGTTTCATCATATTGTTTAAGCCAGAGAAGAACACCAAGAAacatttaatgaataaaaatcaATCCTAA
- the LOC125888813 gene encoding extracellular calcium-sensing receptor-like: MHTLKHNYTTMPEPLRCTGSIFSRELRFARAMIFAIEEINNSTELLPGIKLGYQIYDSCASVPMAVHVAFQLSSGPDPVFYTSDNCSQSGMVMAVIGDSGSTPSIGMSRIVGSFNIPQVSHYATCACLSDKQQYPTFFRTIPSDQFQADALAKLVKHFGWTWIGAVRSDSDYGNNGMASFLDAAHKEGICVEYSESFYRTHPRSRIQRVADVIRRSTAMVVVAFTSPGDMRILLEELSLKPSPPRQWIGSESWVTDPDMLRFSFCSGAIGFAIEQSVIPGLRDFLLDLSPSKVAASPVLAEFWEDAFNCSLGKSAATDKSICDGTEDIQMIQSPYTDTSQLRITNMVYKAVYAIAHAIHNAVCQETNSTTQCDKFTKTEPKEVLTQLKEVNFSQNGFDVSFDANGDPVAKYELVNWQKSESGSIELVTVGHYDASLPAGQEFSINRKLTWVEGGTQVPVSVCTDSCPPGTRKVLQKGKPICCYDCILCPEGEISNVTDSPDCFPCPKEFWPNAEGDTCLPKPVEFLSFSEILGIILVVFSVGGACLTIITAAIFYHHRTSPIVRANNSELSFLLLLSLTLCFLCPLTFIGPPSEWSCMLRHTAFGITFVLCMSCVLGKTIVVLMAFKATLPGSNVMKWFGPPQQRMTVVFFTFIQVLICTIWLVLSPPFPMTNLTTYKERIILECALGSAIGFWAVLGYIGLLAVFCFVLAVLARKLPDNFNEAKLITFSMLIFCAVWIAFIPAYVSSPGKFTVAVEIFAILASSFGLILCIFAPKCFIILFKPEKNTKKHLMNKIQSKDI; encoded by the exons atgcacacattaaaacacaactacaccaccatgcCTGAGCCACTAAGGTGCACAGGGAG cATTTTCTCCCGTGAACTGCGCTTTGCACGTGCAATGATTTTTGCCATCGAGGAGATTAACAACagcacagagctgctgcctggcATCAAGCTCGGTTATCAGATCTACGACTCGTGCGCTTCAGTGCCCATGGCTGTGCATGTGGCATTCCAGCTTTCAAGTGGTCCGGACCCAGTGTTTTACACCAGTGACAATTGCTCACAGTCTGGTATGGTGATGGCTGTCATTGGTGATTCAGGGTCTACGCCATCCATCGGCATGTCGCGCATTGTTGGGTCTTTCAACATTCCTcaa gtgAGCCACTATGCCACTTGTGCATGTCTGTCAGATAAGCAGCAGTATCCGACTTTCTTCAGGACAATCCCTAGTGACCAGTTTCAGGCTGATGCTCTGGCCAAGCTGGTAAAACACTTTGGCTGGACATGGATAGGTGCTGTCAGGTCAGATTCAGACTATGGCAATAATGGCATGGCGTCTTTCCTGGACGCAGCACACAAAGAGGGAATCTGTGTGGAATACTCTGAATCTTTCTATCGGACCCACCCACGCAGCAGGATCCAGAGAGTGGCTGATGTTATCCGCAG GTCAACAGCTATGGTTGTTGTGGCATTTACATCCCCTGGAGACATGAGGATCTTACTGGAGGAGCTGTCACTCAAGCCTTCTCCACCTCGCCAGTGGATCGGCAGTGAGTCCTGGGTAACAGACCCAGACATGCTGAGATTCAGCTTCTGTTCTGGAGCCATCGGATTTGCCATTGAGCAATCTGTCATCCCAGGTCTGAGAGACTTCTTGCTggatctctctccctctaaaGTGGCTGCTTCTCCAGTGCTTGCTGAGTTCTGGGAGGATGCATTCAACTGCAGTCTGGGAAAAA gtGCAGCCACAGATAAAAGCATATGTGATGGAACTGAAGACATACAGATGATCCAGAGCCCGTACACTGACACATCCCAGTTGCGAATCACTAACATGGTGTACAAGGCTGTTTATGCAATAGCTCATGCCATTCATAATGCAGTGTGTCAGGAAACTAATTCTACAACTCAGTGTGACAAATTCACCAAGACAGAGCCCAAAGAG GTTCTCACACAGCTGAAGGAAGtaaatttttcccaaaatgGTTTTGATGTGTCATTTGATGCCAACGGGGATCCTGTGGCCAAATACGAGCTGGTTAACTGGCAAAAAAGTGAGAGTGGCAGCATTGAGTTGGTGACAGTAGGACACTATGATGCATCACTGCCAGCGGGCCAGGAGTTCAGTATCAACAGGAAGCTCACCTGGGTGGAAGGTGGCACACAA GTGCCTGTGTCAGTGTGCACTGACAGCTGTCCTCCAGGAACTCGTAAAGTGCTGCAGAAAGGAAAACCCATCTGCTGTTATGACTGTATACTGTGTCCCGAAGGAGAGATTAGCAATGTTACAg attCCCCTGATTGTTTCCCTTGTCCCAAGGAGTTCTGGCCTAATGCAGAGGGAGACACTTGTCTCCCCAAGCCTGTAGAGTTTCTTTCCTTCAGCGAGATCCTAGGAATCATCCTGGTTGTGTTCTCAGTTGGTGGTGCCTGTCTTACCATTATAACAGCAGCTATATTCTATCATCACAGGACATCCCCGATTGTCAGGGCCAACAACTCTGAGCTGAGcttcctgctgctcctctccctGACTCTATGTTTCTTATGTCCATTAACTTTCATTGGACCACCCTCTGAGTGGTCCTGCATGCTGCGCCACACAGCATTTGGGATCACCTTTGTCCTCTGTATGTCTTGTGTTCTCGGAAAAACAATTGTAGTGTTAATGGCCTTCAAAGCTACACTCCCAGGCAGTAATGTGatgaaatggtttggtcctCCACAGCAAAGAATGACTGTGGTATTCTTCACATTCATTCAAGTTTTAATATGTACTATATGGTTGGTTCTTAGTCCCCCTTTTCCAATGACAAACCTCACCACATACAAAGAAAGAATCATCCTGGAGTGTGCATTAGGCTCAGCTATAGGGTTCTGGGCTGTGCTTGGATACATAGGCCTACTGGCTGTCTTTTGCTTTGTGTTAGCTGTCCTAGCCCGGAAACTACCTGACAATTTTAATGAAGCCAAACTTATCACCTTCAGCATGTTGATATTCTGTGCAGTCTGGATCGCCTTTATCCCAGCATATGTCAGCTCTCCTGGGAAGTTTACTGTGGCTGTGGAGATATTTGCTATTCTGGCCTCCAGTTTTGGACTAATACTGTGTATATTTGCTCCAAAGTGTTTCATCATATTGTTTAAGCCAGAGAAGAACACCAAGAAACATTTAATGAATAAAATTCAATCTAAAGACATTTGA